GGCAAAATATCCCCAATTTAGTCAAGGTTGATGAAAGATTATCATTTCATGAAGATTATGCTTTTTTATTACAATTAGCTGCGTTATACCCACCGCTATATGTTCCAGGTATCGGTGCTGAGTATTGCATTAGAGAGGATGGAACCAATACCATTATAAGTGGAATCTATGATGGAGAAAACCGCTTTAAAAAACATAAAAATTGGACACTCTCTGAACAGCTCATGCAAGAAAAAAAGAAAAATTTAGTGGGTTGGTGGTTCAAAGAACTCGATAATTATCCAATAGAATCCACTGCTTATCAAGAAAAATGGTTTTACAAAATAATCAGAAAATTTTATTTAAAGAATACAGGAATTATTCATTCTATTTGGAATAAATTAATTGATAAAGCTAGTGAAAAAATATCATTTAGACTAGATTCTTTAGAACTAAAAATAGAACAGCAACAAAAAATTTTAGAAAAAATAGATAAGAAACTAAATTAGAACAAGGGTATTCTATGAATACCTCATTGCTTAATTAGAAAATAATTCTACAGTCAATAACATCATCTTACCTTAGTTTAACTTTTTAAGTATTTCTTCTAAATCTTTTTGTAGGCATTCCATTTTTATTTCCAGAGAATCCATTTTAAATAATATTTTTTCACTAGCTTTATTAACTAATTTGTTCCAAACAGAGTGGATGATATTTTTATTCTTTAAATAAATGCTTCTTACTATTCTATAATACCATTTTTCTTTATCAACAGATGATGCTCTACTGATCTTATTGATAATGATTTTATTTTCTGCTCTGCACTCTTTTTGCATAGGATAAAAATTTAATAAATAAATCCTAAAAGCTTCTCTTGCTTGTTGCAAAGATACTGTTTTGCTAATATTTAATGCATGGTGTTGAAAATTATAGATTTCATCTTCATTTTTGTTATAAAGGGTCTCAAAAAAATCTTTGGTACCAAAGAGATCATTAATAAAGAAGGCAGACTGACCATCCACAAAGAGACTATCACTACCACCATTATGTTTTAAGATAGGAATTGCTCCACAATTGGCTGCTTCTAAAGGTAATAAACCTAGCCCTTCAAAATAAGAAAAATCAAGGTAATAGCCTACTGAATTAAACAATTTATTTAATTCTGAAGAGGATAAATCTCCATGGTGCTGTCCTAGATCATTAGGCAAATAAAAAGCATCACTCTCTTGACCAAAAAGATGGATTTCAAATCCAACTTCCTTAGCCAGTAATAAGGTATGTAACATTGCTCCAGAGCCTTTAGATTCAGTAACTCTTAAACAAGCAGCAATTGATTTTTGATTACGATTTTTATAATGGTTAGAAATATAAAATTTATCCTTATCTGCTCCTAAAGGTATAAATTCATGATGACTAACCTTTAGTTGAGACAAATAAGAAAATAAAAAACCAGAAACACAGACTATTCTTAAATGATGATTTTGATAATCATTAACGACTGAACCAAAATATTTTCCACTAGAAAACAGGCTTTCAGGACCTTGAACTAAATACAGTATCTTTGCATTATAATAGTGTGACAATTCTTTTGAAATACTAACAGAATCATACATAGTTGCACAGACTACTTTTATTTTATAAATATTTTTATAAATGTCTTGAATAGAACGCCAGGGATTGAATAAACCTAAATTATCCACAAATTGTTCATCAATCATACCATAACAATAAATAGATGCTTTAATATTATTCATTGTTAAATAGTTGGCAAAATCTATTGCAATATTAATCCCTCCTGAATTTCTTATAAAAGCAGGCAAAACAAATAATATATCGATTTCTTCATAATCAACCTCAAAAGAAAAACGATTGTTTTTAAATCGTAGATAGTCATAAGGCTTTAGTTTATGATACAGTTTTTCTGATTTTGTATGTTCATATCCCCATTTTTTATAAAAAATTTCTTTATTAGTTTCAGATAGTTT
This genomic stretch from unidentified bacterial endosymbiont harbors:
- a CDS encoding glycosyltransferase; the protein is MDNNSHSISIVIPVFNSPHRLRDLFTTLESNSNPSLLTEIIIGDDCSDELTQSLIDQIIDDSPFKIKLIRQVENIGYLENANQLYAAAETAIVVFLNTDTLVPPDWLERIQSAFQSDAKVVLATPFSTNASNLTILPNWGQSWLDLDRYLCSFTPKYPAAHTAVGFCLAVRKTTLKEFQLFDKNYHQGYWEETDLHYRVLEKGFRSVVIDNLLVHHANGSSSFSLRHNLSKLSETNKEIFYKKWGYEHTKSEKLYHKLKPYDYLRFKNNRFSFEVDYEEIDILFVLPAFIRNSGGINIAIDFANYLTMNNIKASIYCYGMIDEQFVDNLGLFNPWRSIQDIYKNIYKIKVVCATMYDSVSISKELSHYYNAKILYLVQGPESLFSSGKYFGSVVNDYQNHHLRIVCVSGFLFSYLSQLKVSHHEFIPLGADKDKFYISNHYKNRNQKSIAACLRVTESKGSGAMLHTLLLAKEVGFEIHLFGQESDAFYLPNDLGQHHGDLSSSELNKLFNSVGYYLDFSYFEGLGLLPLEAANCGAIPILKHNGGSDSLFVDGQSAFFINDLFGTKDFFETLYNKNEDEIYNFQHHALNISKTVSLQQAREAFRIYLLNFYPMQKECRAENKIIINKISRASSVDKEKWYYRIVRSIYLKNKNIIHSVWNKLVNKASEKILFKMDSLEIKMECLQKDLEEILKKLN